A stretch of Clostridium formicaceticum DNA encodes these proteins:
- a CDS encoding sugar ABC transporter ATP-binding protein, whose protein sequence is MDQDVRLKVSNIEKSFPGVKALDKINFSVRKGTVHVLCGENGAGKSTLMKIINGIYKADAGEILINGKVVEAQNPIQARSLGISMIFQELNYIPEMTIEESLFVGNWPTNKYGNVDWAEIRRRTIELLKRENLNYSPETKLKDLTVSDIQMLEILKAISYNSDIIIMDEPTSAITQKEVEVLFEKINELRARGASIIYISHKMDEIFRIADEITVFRDGCVVDSRPKENYDMETVIAQMVGRKLENNFPKEDIEIGEKILEVKNLSDGVKFHNINFHVSEGEIVGFAGLMGAGRTEVMRALFGLDPYTSGEIIIKGESVKIKNVKNSIDKKMVMLSEDRRRFGIIPVRSVKENVSLTALRKFIYGGKLHAKEENQTIQDYCTKMRVKTPTIETSIESLSGGNQQKVILAKWMITDPDILILDEPTRGIDVGAKYEIYKLMTELAKQKKGIIMVSSELPELIGMCDRIYTMAKGTIMGELKRDDFSQENIMRLATETTS, encoded by the coding sequence ATGGATCAAGATGTTAGATTAAAAGTTTCTAATATTGAGAAGTCGTTTCCGGGAGTGAAGGCATTAGACAAGATAAATTTTTCAGTAAGAAAAGGCACGGTTCATGTATTATGTGGAGAAAATGGCGCTGGTAAGTCAACCTTGATGAAGATTATCAACGGAATCTATAAAGCTGATGCAGGAGAGATATTGATTAACGGAAAGGTAGTAGAAGCACAAAATCCCATTCAGGCCAGAAGTCTTGGTATATCAATGATCTTTCAAGAATTGAACTATATACCGGAGATGACAATAGAGGAAAGTTTGTTCGTTGGCAACTGGCCCACCAATAAATATGGTAATGTGGATTGGGCTGAAATAAGAAGGCGTACCATTGAGCTTTTAAAGAGGGAAAATCTAAACTATTCTCCTGAGACGAAACTAAAGGATTTAACTGTTTCAGATATACAAATGTTAGAGATTCTCAAGGCCATTTCGTATAACTCTGACATCATCATCATGGATGAACCTACATCTGCAATTACACAAAAAGAAGTTGAGGTGTTGTTTGAGAAAATCAATGAGCTAAGAGCTCGAGGTGCAAGTATTATTTATATATCTCACAAGATGGATGAAATTTTTAGAATTGCTGATGAAATCACTGTATTTCGAGATGGTTGTGTTGTAGATTCAAGGCCAAAAGAAAATTACGACATGGAAACAGTTATTGCACAAATGGTGGGAAGAAAGCTAGAGAATAATTTCCCGAAAGAGGATATAGAAATTGGAGAGAAAATTCTGGAGGTTAAGAATTTATCCGATGGTGTTAAGTTTCACAACATAAATTTTCATGTTTCTGAAGGAGAAATTGTTGGTTTTGCAGGACTTATGGGGGCAGGAAGAACTGAGGTGATGCGGGCATTATTTGGTTTAGATCCTTATACATCTGGTGAAATTATTATCAAAGGTGAAAGCGTAAAAATTAAGAACGTTAAAAACAGCATAGATAAGAAAATGGTAATGCTCTCAGAGGACAGAAGGAGATTTGGTATCATCCCTGTTAGAAGTGTGAAGGAAAATGTGTCTTTGACTGCCTTGAGGAAGTTCATTTATGGCGGAAAGCTTCATGCAAAAGAAGAAAATCAGACCATTCAAGACTACTGTACAAAAATGAGGGTAAAAACCCCTACCATTGAAACTTCCATTGAATCCTTGAGTGGAGGGAATCAACAAAAAGTTATTTTAGCTAAGTGGATGATTACAGATCCTGATATTTTAATTTTAGATGAACCAACACGGGGAATTGATGTTGGTGCAAAGTATGAAATCTATAAATTAATGACAGAGTTAGCAAAGCAAAAAAAGGGAATTATCATGGTCTCTTCAGAGCTTCCAGAGTTGATAGGGATGTGTGACAGAATCTATACGATGGCAAAGGGTACAATTATGGGAGAGCTCAAGAGAGATGACTTCTCACAAGAAAATATTATGCGACTTGCTACTGAAACAACAAGTTAA
- a CDS encoding response regulator transcription factor: protein MYKVLIVDDEVLVRVGLKSTIDWESLGFSVVAEASNGEQAYEAYLLHKPDVILTDIVMPKQDGFWLTRKVREKSQRVKILILSCYNDFPYVREALKSGADDYILKFEAEDEELIKTMSAIKESLDAEGSEEEDNNYAKKEADTNIIALKVELFEDLLNPNIPIDDKLLSRCSHLNFLLQESRFVLTTFFRDDGERKMDCKDQDWQHMNNAIIHLASSVIEQKKITYLVKETNDQFLFILSKKDMSTVQIQEVVELIRTSVTQYFDIPLSAIISQSFEDIREVYQVYEDIILKAEQLFYIDESCVINAFERVVQDVNIFSVKKSYEQSLIKYINEENQKEAFEVIEKTEAFFRGNTVKGVEVKLFYSNMLSNVFERYYHYFIEEDKAKDYTYYHKRMMAATKIKSVVTLMKEIIVMIINNVKSYRNNNSNHVIKEAIDYIENNYQKKISLKSLSEHLNLSKHYVCNLFKKETGENVSLYINKLRIEKAKQLIIDSNCKVKEIYDDLGFSDQQYFSKTFKKITGMTIMQYKDSILNNAESK, encoded by the coding sequence GTGTACAAGGTTTTAATTGTAGATGATGAAGTTCTTGTAAGAGTAGGACTTAAATCCACGATAGATTGGGAAAGCCTAGGTTTTTCTGTGGTAGCAGAAGCCTCCAATGGAGAACAAGCTTATGAAGCCTATCTACTTCATAAGCCAGATGTGATTCTTACGGATATTGTTATGCCCAAACAAGATGGCTTTTGGCTTACGAGAAAAGTAAGAGAAAAAAGTCAAAGGGTAAAAATATTGATATTAAGTTGTTATAATGATTTTCCCTATGTAAGAGAAGCATTAAAAAGTGGAGCGGATGACTATATATTAAAATTTGAGGCTGAGGATGAAGAGCTCATTAAAACCATGTCAGCCATTAAGGAAAGCTTAGATGCAGAGGGAAGTGAAGAGGAAGATAATAACTATGCAAAAAAGGAAGCAGACACAAATATTATAGCGCTTAAAGTAGAGTTATTTGAAGACCTATTAAATCCAAATATCCCTATAGATGACAAACTGCTGAGTAGGTGTTCTCACTTGAACTTTCTTTTACAAGAGTCAAGATTTGTTTTGACAACTTTTTTTAGAGATGATGGCGAACGAAAAATGGATTGCAAGGATCAAGATTGGCAGCATATGAACAATGCTATTATTCATTTAGCTTCCAGTGTGATAGAACAAAAAAAGATTACCTATCTTGTTAAGGAAACGAATGATCAATTTTTATTTATTTTATCAAAAAAAGATATGAGCACAGTGCAAATACAAGAGGTCGTTGAATTGATTCGTACTTCTGTTACACAATATTTTGATATTCCATTAAGCGCTATCATAAGCCAGAGTTTTGAGGATATTAGAGAAGTTTACCAAGTTTATGAAGATATCATATTGAAGGCTGAACAGCTTTTTTATATTGATGAAAGCTGTGTGATCAATGCTTTTGAGAGGGTTGTTCAAGATGTTAACATTTTTAGTGTAAAAAAGAGCTATGAACAATCCTTAATCAAGTATATCAATGAAGAAAACCAAAAAGAAGCTTTTGAGGTAATAGAGAAGACAGAAGCTTTCTTTCGTGGAAATACTGTAAAAGGTGTAGAGGTAAAACTTTTTTATTCCAATATGCTCAGCAATGTTTTCGAACGCTATTATCATTATTTTATAGAAGAAGACAAAGCTAAAGATTATACCTACTATCATAAAAGAATGATGGCGGCTACAAAAATAAAGAGCGTGGTTACACTCATGAAAGAAATTATTGTTATGATTATAAATAATGTAAAAAGCTACAGGAACAATAATTCAAACCATGTCATTAAAGAAGCTATCGATTATATAGAAAATAATTACCAAAAGAAAATATCATTGAAGTCTTTATCAGAACATCTGAATTTATCAAAACACTATGTTTGTAATCTGTTCAAAAAAGAGACCGGAGAAAATGTTTCTTTGTATATCAACAAACTAAGGATAGAAAAGGCAAAGCAGTTAATCATAGATTCAAACTGCAAGGTAAAGGAAATCTACGATGATTTGGGCTTTTCTGATCAACAATATTTTTCTAAAACCTTTAAAAAAATTACAGGAATGACTATCATGCAGTATAAGGACAGTATATTAAATAATGCCGAAAGTAAATAG
- a CDS encoding sensor histidine kinase has translation MDNVKFINSLRFKLIAITIVLILFPIILFSIVYSSLVKDIISKKYSESAIQSVYEAGENIDFILNDIREFSNALLANRDMISALNDKNNMDVVAFRSLLRSFFTSREDIDAIYVYAGRRVYSVGVNKVAEMEDYMPISKLAETDGEIVWINTRREKIKILAGEFDKYYFSLGRKLIDFNTLEELGLLTVDIDEMILESSYKSLISGDIEQIFIANKYGEIVSHPDKSKIGQSIENEVYAKEILAAEKKSGYISFKDQGVKKIAIYSTCDVNDWKLVKIIPYWYLYREIDEIQWKLIRIGVLYVMITSFFMLLFSLKITEPIINMMKLMKKAENGDLGVQIDTKGQDEIGQLGMSFNTMINKMRSLINKLIEEERHKKELEFEVLHAQINPHFLYNTLNTIRWMAKIQGAKSASSALTALIKLLMISINFGKDMISLEEEIEYVKNYILIQRLRFNERFTIDYNLEEACLSCHIPKLILQPIVENSIIYGLQEEDAKPLNIEIKAYNRQDMLIVEVSDNGPGIKPEILKNILKSEKDANKFSTVGLNNINQRIKLAFGESYGIKIFTKENHGTNIVVELPCKGEVLCKIEA, from the coding sequence ATGGACAATGTTAAATTTATCAACAGCTTGAGGTTTAAACTAATAGCCATTACCATTGTTTTGATTCTTTTTCCGATCATCCTTTTTTCTATTGTGTATTCCAGCCTTGTAAAAGATATTATTAGTAAAAAATATAGTGAGTCGGCAATACAGTCTGTATATGAAGCTGGAGAAAATATTGACTTTATTTTAAACGATATCCGAGAATTTTCAAATGCATTACTGGCAAATAGAGATATGATTAGTGCATTAAATGATAAAAACAATATGGATGTGGTAGCATTTCGCAGTTTGCTTCGCAGCTTTTTCACATCAAGAGAAGATATTGATGCCATCTATGTATATGCAGGGAGAAGAGTTTATTCTGTAGGGGTAAATAAAGTAGCGGAAATGGAAGATTATATGCCTATTAGTAAGTTAGCTGAAACTGATGGGGAGATTGTTTGGATCAATACGAGAAGAGAAAAGATAAAGATTTTGGCTGGAGAGTTCGATAAATATTATTTTTCTTTGGGAAGAAAGTTGATTGATTTTAACACACTAGAAGAACTGGGACTGCTTACTGTTGATATTGATGAGATGATTCTTGAAAGTTCTTACAAAAGTCTTATAAGCGGGGATATTGAACAGATTTTTATCGCCAACAAATATGGAGAAATTGTAAGCCACCCAGATAAAAGTAAAATAGGTCAAAGCATAGAAAATGAAGTGTATGCAAAAGAGATTTTAGCGGCTGAAAAGAAAAGTGGATATATTTCTTTTAAAGATCAAGGTGTAAAAAAGATTGCCATCTATTCTACTTGTGATGTAAACGATTGGAAACTGGTTAAGATTATCCCCTATTGGTATTTGTATAGAGAGATAGATGAAATTCAGTGGAAATTAATCAGAATAGGTGTGCTTTATGTAATGATTACATCATTTTTTATGCTGCTTTTTTCTCTGAAAATTACAGAGCCTATTATCAACATGATGAAGCTAATGAAGAAGGCAGAAAATGGTGATTTAGGTGTACAAATAGATACAAAAGGACAAGATGAAATTGGACAACTTGGTATGAGCTTTAATACGATGATTAATAAAATGCGCTCTTTAATTAATAAACTCATTGAAGAGGAACGTCATAAAAAAGAGCTAGAATTTGAAGTGCTTCATGCTCAAATTAATCCTCACTTTTTATACAACACACTAAATACCATTCGGTGGATGGCTAAGATACAAGGGGCGAAAAGCGCAAGTAGTGCACTGACGGCCTTAATCAAACTTCTTATGATTAGTATAAATTTTGGTAAGGATATGATTTCCTTAGAAGAAGAAATTGAATATGTAAAAAATTACATTTTGATTCAAAGACTAAGGTTTAATGAACGGTTTACGATTGATTATAATTTAGAAGAAGCGTGTCTTTCATGCCATATACCAAAACTAATTCTCCAGCCTATTGTGGAAAATTCTATTATATATGGTTTGCAAGAAGAAGATGCAAAACCACTGAATATAGAAATAAAGGCATATAATAGGCAAGATATGTTGATTGTGGAAGTAAGCGATAATGGTCCCGGGATTAAGCCAGAGATTTTAAAAAATATTCTTAAGTCAGAAAAGGATGCTAATAAATTTAGCACAGTAGGATTAAATAATATTAATCAAAGAATAAAACTGGCTTTTGGAGAGTCCTATGGTATTAAGATTTTTACAAAGGAGAATCATGGGACAAATATTGTTGTTGAATTACCATGCAAAGGAGAAGTACTCTGCAAAATTGAGGCATAA
- a CDS encoding extracellular solute-binding protein yields MKKSIITTILLMALISVFLIYTLNSSSTLESKGNYSLEESDNSNGGQRIAPFYEPSSIFPNIEAPEDFDWRQFEGVTLNFLVENNINANVLSKESQLFTEITGININIRPMDFSTLIQKINIDFISKTGKYQLLYVDPYQTLNRFAETNLEDLHRYNRDPSLPHIPGGIEDFFGEQIMVDSYFIDEEALYTVPFDTTTMILYYRKDIFEKYKEAFMEEKGYDWTPGQPDFTWERYVEVADWIEKNVPDDEVKYGSGHMAQRHNSIFCDFSNILASYGGDYFSDKNIRMLGLREPRHIRVLEPNFIEALNMYKKIIKTSAPESLGWDWYDTAEAFKNGEIAMMANWDENASAMENPATSKVAGKVGYGILPYGPKRSANIFGGSGIGINKHANEREKQAAWLFIVWATAPQTQLFVLKHPEGGGIPPRESVYQDEMIKKVVLDAIEKNDEKYRTMLQLPAVLQAWEEENVYYRPKIGNFYYVEQIIIKHLHEMIREDLSAEDTARSMYDEIKALGNK; encoded by the coding sequence ATGAAGAAAAGTATAATTACTACTATATTATTGATGGCATTAATCAGTGTTTTCTTAATTTATACGTTAAATTCTTCCTCCACCTTAGAAAGTAAAGGCAATTATTCTTTGGAGGAATCAGATAATAGTAATGGAGGACAAAGGATTGCACCTTTTTATGAACCCTCTTCTATTTTCCCTAATATTGAGGCGCCAGAGGATTTTGATTGGCGTCAGTTTGAAGGGGTGACTTTAAATTTTCTTGTGGAAAACAATATCAACGCCAATGTGCTTAGTAAAGAGAGTCAGTTGTTTACAGAGATTACTGGTATCAACATAAACATTAGACCTATGGATTTTAGCACGTTAATTCAAAAAATCAATATAGATTTTATTTCTAAAACTGGTAAATATCAGTTGCTTTATGTGGACCCCTATCAAACATTAAATCGATTTGCAGAGACAAATTTAGAGGACCTTCATCGGTATAATCGTGATCCAAGTTTGCCGCACATCCCAGGGGGGATAGAAGACTTTTTTGGGGAACAAATCATGGTGGATTCTTATTTTATTGATGAAGAAGCGCTTTATACTGTACCCTTTGATACCACAACAATGATATTGTATTACCGGAAAGATATTTTTGAAAAATATAAAGAAGCTTTTATGGAGGAAAAAGGTTATGACTGGACGCCTGGACAGCCTGATTTTACCTGGGAAAGATATGTTGAAGTTGCAGATTGGATAGAGAAAAATGTTCCTGACGATGAAGTAAAGTATGGCAGTGGTCATATGGCTCAAAGACATAACTCTATTTTCTGTGATTTTTCAAATATCTTAGCATCCTATGGAGGGGATTATTTTAGCGATAAAAATATTCGTATGCTAGGATTAAGAGAACCTAGACATATCAGAGTTTTGGAACCTAATTTTATAGAGGCACTGAATATGTACAAAAAAATAATTAAAACCTCTGCCCCTGAAAGTCTGGGATGGGACTGGTATGATACTGCTGAGGCATTTAAAAATGGAGAAATAGCAATGATGGCCAATTGGGATGAAAATGCTTCAGCAATGGAAAATCCAGCTACATCGAAGGTTGCTGGTAAGGTAGGCTATGGCATATTACCCTATGGACCAAAAAGAAGTGCAAACATATTTGGTGGGTCAGGTATTGGTATCAATAAACATGCCAATGAGAGAGAAAAACAGGCAGCTTGGTTATTTATCGTTTGGGCTACGGCTCCTCAAACACAGCTTTTTGTACTGAAGCATCCTGAGGGTGGAGGAATTCCTCCGCGGGAATCTGTCTATCAAGATGAAATGATAAAAAAGGTAGTGCTTGATGCTATAGAAAAAAATGATGAGAAGTATAGAACCATGCTACAGCTTCCTGCCGTACTTCAAGCGTGGGAGGAAGAAAATGTTTATTATCGTCCTAAAATAGGGAACTTTTATTATGTAGAACAAATTATTATTAAACATCTTCATGAAATGATTAGAGAAGACTTAAGTGCTGAAGATACGGCAAGGTCAATGTATGATGAAATAAAGGCACTAGGGAATAAATAA
- a CDS encoding methyl-accepting chemotaxis protein, translated as MKFLRDMKLVFKIGLLSLSFFIFLGILGITSIKQVSNVNDKLMELNNDRLVEIVKLESIKSDIEYIRSQSNSLMDARDNNSAKEPIQEDIETRATSVTEKISAYKDNGEYRAVTESFTNFIAAKDEFIRLNGVDNEVEENQLEIVHQGTAPTEMVNYDNARRDIITALDEMINIQLIKAKATYDESKITYRHTILAITSLMIICAAITLVLSIIIIKSIVAPVKNITMKLKEISNNGGDLTQRLCYESGDEIGELSSSFDLFVDKLQTIIKEVAASTEVIASSSMQLSTATSISTQSLEEISNSVAEIAAGMSASATATEENIANLMEIANFSEATAGASSNTTMNSKKAQGAAEMGAEQIAEVVSSITEIASSSKEVSSIIGALDKSSKEIGDIIEIITSISEQTNLLALNAAIEAARAGEAGRGFNVVAEEIRKLADESKNAAKEISELIEENQLKSTAAVSSVKVVEEKVFIGVNKATEVGKSIMNIIDNIHNIVREIEEIEGANEKQAQSTKEIEKRIKHMSATSNEIAAGTEDMSSRIEEQLSTMTEIEITTEQLSQMANRLCTLTDGFTV; from the coding sequence ATGAAGTTTTTAAGAGACATGAAACTTGTATTTAAGATTGGATTGCTTTCATTAAGCTTTTTTATTTTTCTTGGGATACTAGGGATTACTTCTATTAAACAAGTATCAAATGTTAATGACAAGTTGATGGAGTTGAATAATGACAGATTAGTTGAGATTGTAAAACTTGAGAGCATAAAGTCTGATATAGAATACATACGCTCTCAGTCTAATTCTCTTATGGATGCAAGAGATAACAACAGTGCTAAAGAGCCTATCCAAGAAGATATTGAGACTCGAGCCACTTCTGTAACTGAAAAGATATCAGCTTATAAAGACAATGGGGAGTATAGGGCAGTAACTGAAAGTTTTACTAACTTTATTGCAGCAAAGGATGAATTTATAAGGCTTAATGGCGTAGACAATGAGGTGGAGGAAAATCAATTAGAGATAGTGCATCAAGGCACTGCACCTACAGAGATGGTAAACTATGATAACGCTAGAAGAGATATTATCACAGCTTTAGATGAAATGATAAATATACAGCTTATAAAGGCAAAGGCAACTTATGATGAGAGTAAAATTACTTATAGACATACAATCTTAGCGATTACTTCACTTATGATCATATGTGCAGCCATAACGCTTGTTTTATCTATCATTATTATCAAATCTATTGTTGCGCCTGTTAAGAACATTACAATGAAATTAAAAGAGATTTCCAATAATGGAGGGGATTTGACCCAAAGACTATGCTATGAAAGTGGAGATGAAATTGGGGAACTCAGCAGTAGTTTTGATTTATTTGTAGATAAGCTTCAAACAATTATTAAAGAGGTAGCTGCTTCCACTGAAGTAATCGCTTCTTCAAGTATGCAATTAAGCACTGCAACTAGTATAAGCACCCAATCTTTAGAGGAGATTTCAAATAGCGTTGCTGAAATTGCTGCTGGTATGTCTGCCAGTGCAACAGCGACAGAAGAAAACATCGCAAATCTTATGGAGATAGCAAATTTTTCTGAAGCAACCGCTGGAGCCAGTAGCAATACAACAATGAATAGCAAAAAAGCTCAGGGTGCAGCTGAAATGGGAGCTGAACAGATAGCTGAAGTGGTTTCTTCCATAACAGAAATTGCTTCATCCTCAAAGGAGGTATCCTCCATAATAGGGGCATTGGATAAATCTTCAAAGGAAATAGGAGATATTATTGAAATAATCACTTCTATATCAGAGCAAACAAATCTGCTAGCTTTAAATGCTGCCATAGAGGCTGCCCGAGCCGGTGAAGCAGGAAGAGGATTTAATGTGGTAGCAGAAGAAATTAGAAAACTTGCGGATGAAAGTAAAAATGCTGCTAAAGAGATTTCTGAACTTATTGAGGAAAATCAACTAAAATCTACAGCTGCTGTAAGTTCTGTTAAAGTAGTGGAAGAAAAGGTATTTATTGGTGTGAATAAAGCTACAGAAGTAGGAAAAAGTATTATGAATATTATTGATAATATCCATAATATCGTGAGAGAAATAGAGGAGATTGAAGGGGCAAATGAAAAGCAGGCACAAAGCACTAAGGAAATAGAGAAGCGTATAAAGCATATGAGTGCTACTTCTAATGAAATTGCAGCAGGCACTGAAGACATGAGTAGTAGAATAGAGGAGCAGCTTAGTACAATGACTGAAATAGAGATTACCACTGAGCAGTTATCGCAGATGGCAAATCGATTATGTACCTTAACTGATGGGTTTACAGTATAA
- a CDS encoding pentapeptide repeat-containing protein, with protein MLDKLYESEIEDIVFTQLQAVGQNIINKKFTNCQFTHCDFSESDFSLTFFEDCLFKGCNLSLSQFNDAKLRNVKFENCKLLGINFSKIDSFIIAIGFADCFIQNCNFSDLNLSKVMFQQCKVLESDFINTDLSESDFTYAILTGTEFNHSNLSKADFSFAKDYQINPLNNKTKKMILTLPDAISLLKHLDIIIK; from the coding sequence ATGCTAGATAAATTGTATGAAAGTGAAATCGAAGATATCGTTTTTACACAACTACAGGCAGTGGGTCAAAATATAATCAATAAAAAATTTACTAATTGTCAATTTACTCATTGTGATTTTTCTGAGTCGGATTTTTCTTTAACTTTTTTTGAAGATTGCCTATTTAAAGGATGCAATTTAAGTTTATCACAATTTAATGATGCCAAGCTAAGGAATGTTAAATTTGAAAACTGCAAGCTATTAGGTATAAACTTTAGTAAAATTGATTCATTTATTATCGCTATAGGTTTTGCAGATTGTTTCATTCAAAATTGCAACTTTTCTGATCTTAACTTAAGTAAAGTTATGTTCCAGCAATGTAAAGTATTAGAAAGTGATTTTATCAATACGGATTTATCAGAAAGTGATTTTACCTATGCAATATTAACTGGAACAGAGTTTAATCATTCTAATTTGTCAAAGGCGGATTTTTCTTTTGCCAAGGATTATCAAATAAACCCACTGAATAATAAGACAAAAAAAATGATCCTTACATTGCCTGATGCAATATCCTTGCTAAAGCATTTGGATATTATCATAAAGTAG
- a CDS encoding LysR family transcriptional regulator, which yields MLDAKVESFLAVCKNKSYTKAAEELCITQPAVTQHIKSLEKQYGYRFIEYSNRALRLTKYGELFYKYAKNVKLSEKVMKNKLKEINKKNKAIKFAATLTIGEFTIAPILGDLINHFREYDITMYVDNTQRVLSMLQKGEISFALVEGLFNKADYETKLLKNASFILITSKSHPLAVKDSILLHEIINETIIIREKGSGSREVFERSLFDKNYTLENFKNVIEIGNVNVIKEMVKNQIGLSFMYKDAAYKEIQNRELAEVKISDFVIEREFNFIYLKNNLVQTEVDMFFSYFKNKSLNYR from the coding sequence ATGTTAGATGCAAAGGTAGAATCATTCCTAGCTGTATGTAAAAACAAAAGTTATACTAAGGCGGCAGAGGAGCTTTGTATAACACAACCTGCTGTAACTCAGCATATAAAATCCTTAGAAAAGCAATATGGTTACAGATTCATAGAGTATTCCAACAGAGCGCTAAGGTTAACAAAATATGGTGAACTTTTTTATAAGTATGCTAAGAATGTAAAGTTGAGTGAAAAGGTTATGAAAAATAAACTTAAAGAAATCAATAAAAAGAATAAGGCGATAAAATTTGCTGCTACTTTAACGATTGGAGAATTTACCATTGCGCCAATCCTCGGGGATTTAATAAATCATTTTAGAGAATATGATATAACGATGTACGTTGATAACACCCAAAGAGTCCTTAGCATGCTGCAAAAAGGTGAGATAAGCTTTGCATTAGTTGAAGGGTTGTTTAATAAAGCGGACTATGAAACAAAATTACTTAAAAACGCTAGTTTTATATTGATAACTTCTAAGAGTCACCCTTTAGCTGTGAAAGATTCCATACTTTTACATGAAATTATAAACGAAACAATCATAATCAGGGAAAAGGGCTCTGGTTCCCGTGAAGTATTTGAAAGAAGCCTTTTCGATAAAAACTATACGCTTGAGAATTTTAAAAATGTTATTGAAATAGGCAATGTTAATGTCATAAAAGAAATGGTGAAAAATCAAATAGGGCTTAGTTTTATGTATAAAGATGCGGCTTACAAAGAGATCCAGAATCGAGAATTGGCAGAGGTGAAAATATCAGATTTTGTGATTGAGAGGGAATTTAACTTTATTTATTTAAAAAACAATTTAGTACAAACTGAAGTTGATATGTTTTTTTCCTATTTTAAAAATAAAAGTTTAAATTACAGGTAA
- a CDS encoding YeiH family protein, with protein MSYCRKYLGGVFFTAILAAISVFISEIIPYHIIGQGVLALLVGMLLNPIISEYKIFQSGISFTSKKILRFSIILMGISLSFSQVLEVGKISLIVMTFTLITAFTGGYIFGKLLKMDWKLSSLISAGTGICGGSAIAAIAPVIDAEDSSIAYAISATFLFDIIMVILFPIMGNYFNMTDLGFGLWTGTAVNDTSSVVAAGYAFSDIAGNYSVIVKLTRTLSIVPVVLIFSYIHEKLSRESTQDSSRSDESISTASKVDISKVFPWFILLFLLMVIFKSIGLFSESTSSSISSLSRFLMTMSLGAIGLKTNFKKLAKSGLAPMVHGFIISTLVVVVSFLVQIMIGQI; from the coding sequence ATGTCCTATTGTAGAAAATATTTAGGTGGAGTATTTTTTACAGCAATACTTGCAGCTATATCTGTTTTTATAAGTGAAATAATACCTTATCATATTATAGGCCAAGGAGTTCTTGCACTGCTTGTTGGTATGTTATTGAATCCTATCATTTCAGAATATAAAATATTTCAAAGCGGCATAAGCTTCACTTCAAAAAAAATATTACGCTTTTCTATTATTCTTATGGGCATTTCTCTTAGCTTTTCACAAGTATTAGAGGTTGGTAAAATATCGTTAATTGTTATGACCTTTACCCTTATCACAGCCTTTACTGGGGGATATATCTTTGGTAAACTCTTAAAAATGGATTGGAAGCTCTCAAGTCTAATTTCTGCAGGCACTGGTATATGTGGTGGTTCTGCTATTGCAGCTATTGCACCAGTTATTGATGCAGAAGATAGTTCCATTGCCTATGCTATTTCGGCAACCTTCCTATTTGATATAATTATGGTGATTCTCTTTCCAATCATGGGAAACTACTTTAACATGACTGATTTGGGCTTTGGCCTTTGGACTGGAACAGCAGTAAATGATACATCTTCAGTCGTTGCAGCTGGCTATGCTTTTTCGGATATTGCAGGGAATTATTCTGTCATTGTTAAACTTACTAGAACCCTGTCTATTGTTCCAGTGGTCCTTATATTCTCCTATATTCATGAGAAACTTTCGAGAGAAAGCACCCAAGATTCTAGCAGATCAGATGAATCAATAAGTACTGCTAGCAAGGTTGATATAAGCAAAGTTTTTCCATGGTTTATCCTGTTATTTCTTCTTATGGTTATCTTTAAAAGTATTGGTCTGTTCTCTGAATCTACAAGTTCTTCTATTTCTAGTTTAAGCAGATTTTTAATGACGATGTCCTTAGGCGCTATAGGTCTTAAAACAAATTTCAAAAAACTAGCTAAATCAGGATTGGCGCCAATGGTACATGGCTTTATTATATCTACTTTGGTTGTTGTTGTTTCCTTTCTAGTGCAGATAATGATAGGACAGATATAG